One region of Mucilaginibacter gotjawali genomic DNA includes:
- a CDS encoding lmo0937 family membrane protein → MRSILYLIAVILVIGWIFGAFVYPVGGGLIHILLVIAVIAILLGIIRRA, encoded by the coding sequence ATGAGAAGCATTCTTTATTTAATCGCTGTAATCCTTGTAATCGGATGGATATTCGGGGCCTTTGTTTATCCTGTTGGCGGCGGACTGATCCATATCCTGCTGGTAATTGCTGTAATTGCAATTCTGTTAGGGATCATCCGAAGAGCATAG
- a CDS encoding lysophospholipid acyltransferase family protein: MKILLKKIHVYLYVASVAFTYFLCWPMLYYFSRNPSRYYGMNKLRRAWGFLSSGFAGFLFKYEYEEPIDWSKTYIVCPNHTSNLDIAAMCVLVKSNCCFMGKETLKDGLVTGLFFRTVDIPVNRESKMSSYRAFKMAAERLNNGYTLIIFPEGGIADNYPPTLHEFKNGPFKLAIDLKIPIIPVSTSDTWKKLWDDGTKYGTKPGICHYHVHRPIETAHLAPADADALRDEVYGIIGRQLQLGYMALEIA; this comes from the coding sequence ATGAAAATACTATTGAAGAAAATCCACGTCTATTTATATGTCGCCAGCGTGGCCTTTACCTATTTTTTATGCTGGCCCATGCTGTATTATTTTTCGCGCAATCCATCGCGTTATTACGGCATGAATAAACTAAGGCGCGCCTGGGGTTTTTTAAGTTCCGGCTTTGCAGGCTTTCTTTTTAAGTATGAATACGAGGAACCCATCGACTGGAGCAAAACCTACATTGTGTGCCCCAATCATACCTCAAACCTTGATATTGCTGCCATGTGCGTATTAGTAAAAAGCAATTGCTGCTTTATGGGTAAAGAAACATTAAAGGACGGGTTGGTGACCGGCCTGTTTTTCAGAACGGTGGATATCCCGGTAAACCGCGAAAGTAAAATGTCATCCTACAGGGCGTTTAAAATGGCCGCCGAAAGGCTCAATAACGGCTATACGCTCATTATTTTCCCCGAGGGGGGCATCGCCGATAATTATCCCCCAACCCTGCATGAATTTAAGAACGGGCCGTTTAAATTAGCTATTGATTTAAAGATCCCGATTATACCTGTGTCGACCTCAGATACATGGAAGAAACTTTGGGACGATGGCACCAAATATGGCACAAAGCCCGGTATTTGCCATTACCATGTGCACAGGCCGATAGAAACGGCACATCTTGCCCCGGCCGATGCGGACGCGCTGCGTGATGAGGTTTACGGCATCATCGGCCGGCAATTACAGCTGGGGTATATGGCGTTGGAGATTGCATGA
- the kdsB gene encoding 3-deoxy-manno-octulosonate cytidylyltransferase, translating into MKILGIIPARYASTRFPGKPLVDIAGKSMIQRVYEQAKKCAHLAEVVVATDDERIYKHVHDFGGVAIITSPDHQSGTDRCAEVALKHQQYDVIINIQGDEPFIDPEQISKLAACFNDKDTQIATLIKKVLSAEELFNSNSPKVVLNKLSEAVYFSRSPLPHIRGQEPQNWLSHFTYFKHIGIYGYRADVLQEITKLPVSSLEKAESLEQLRWIENGYHIKVAETELETFAVDTPEDLEKLKFN; encoded by the coding sequence ATGAAGATCCTCGGCATCATCCCCGCCCGCTATGCATCCACCCGTTTCCCGGGTAAACCCTTGGTTGATATTGCCGGCAAAAGCATGATCCAAAGGGTTTATGAGCAGGCAAAAAAATGTGCGCATTTAGCTGAAGTGGTTGTTGCTACCGACGACGAACGCATTTATAAGCATGTGCATGATTTTGGCGGCGTGGCCATTATCACCTCGCCTGATCACCAGAGCGGTACCGACCGCTGCGCCGAAGTGGCGCTGAAGCATCAGCAATATGATGTAATCATTAACATCCAGGGCGATGAACCTTTTATCGACCCGGAACAGATCAGCAAACTGGCAGCTTGTTTTAACGATAAGGATACCCAGATCGCTACGCTGATTAAAAAAGTGCTTAGCGCTGAAGAATTGTTCAACAGCAATTCGCCAAAGGTGGTACTGAATAAATTATCTGAAGCGGTTTATTTTTCCCGCTCTCCCCTGCCGCATATCCGCGGGCAGGAGCCGCAAAACTGGCTCAGCCATTTTACTTATTTTAAGCATATTGGTATTTACGGTTACCGGGCGGATGTTTTGCAGGAAATCACCAAACTACCTGTATCGTCCCTGGAAAAAGCCGAAAGTCTTGAGCAATTGCGCTGGATTGAAAACGGCTATCATATAAAAGTTGCGGAAACTGAGCTGGAGACGTTTGCTGTGGATACGCCGGAAGATTTGGAAAAGCTAAAATTTAACTAA
- a CDS encoding 2-C-methyl-D-erythritol 4-phosphate cytidylyltransferase: protein MASSNLQSPTSNHYAIIVAGGSGSRMQSAVPKQFLTLNGKPVLMHTVEAFFYSASAPKIILVLPADYQLYWKELCAEYNFTIGHQLITGGETRFHSVKNGLNAITEYNDTLVAVHDAVRPCPGEAVINESYKQASATGNAITAVKSRDSVRQLKNGTSVSLLRDEIYLVQTPQTFQIAQLKAAYNQPFTEAFTDDASVVEAAGFSVSIIEGSYRNIKITFPEDIAIAERLLVDGS from the coding sequence ATGGCTTCTTCTAATCTCCAATCTCCAACCTCTAATCACTATGCTATCATTGTTGCCGGCGGCTCCGGAAGCCGGATGCAGTCTGCGGTTCCCAAACAATTTTTGACACTCAATGGAAAGCCGGTATTAATGCATACGGTTGAGGCTTTTTTTTATTCGGCATCAGCGCCCAAAATCATCCTTGTTTTACCGGCAGATTACCAGTTGTATTGGAAGGAACTTTGCGCCGAATATAATTTTACTATCGGCCACCAATTGATTACGGGCGGCGAAACCAGGTTTCATTCAGTTAAAAATGGGCTCAACGCCATAACGGAATACAACGATACATTGGTGGCTGTGCACGATGCCGTTAGACCCTGCCCCGGAGAGGCGGTAATTAACGAGTCTTATAAACAAGCATCTGCAACCGGCAATGCCATTACTGCCGTAAAAAGCCGCGACTCTGTGAGACAGTTAAAAAACGGCACATCGGTAAGTTTATTGAGGGATGAAATATACCTGGTACAAACCCCTCAAACTTTTCAAATAGCACAACTTAAAGCAGCATACAACCAGCCTTTCACCGAAGCATTTACTGATGATGCCAGTGTTGTGGAAGCAGCAGGCTTTTCTGTTTCAATAATTGAAGGCAGTTACAGAAATATAAAGATTACTTTCCCCGAAGATATAGCAATTGCAGAACGGTTACTAGTTGATGGTTCATAG
- a CDS encoding ABC transporter ATP-binding protein has translation MEPLIILKDIGRKYVIGTEIIHALKSVSLTIKKGEFVALMGPSGSGKSTLMNILGCLDTPTKGEYILNGIDVSHMTDNELAEVRNKEIGFVFQTFNLLPRNTALDNVALPLVYAGVNKADRQARARKNLENVGLGNRVDHKPNELSGGQRQRVAVARALINNPSIILADEPTGNLDTKTSIEIMGLIEDIHAKGNTIILVTHEEDIALHAHRIVRMRDGLIENDYPNENIHKVDRSKVVAE, from the coding sequence ATGGAGCCTTTGATCATCTTAAAAGATATCGGGCGTAAATACGTTATTGGTACGGAGATTATCCATGCCCTTAAATCAGTTTCGTTAACTATCAAAAAAGGTGAATTTGTGGCTTTAATGGGTCCTTCGGGCTCCGGGAAATCAACCCTGATGAATATTCTGGGTTGCCTGGATACACCTACTAAAGGTGAATATATCCTCAACGGTATCGATGTGAGCCATATGACGGATAACGAGCTGGCAGAAGTAAGAAACAAAGAGATCGGCTTCGTGTTTCAAACCTTTAACCTGCTCCCGCGCAATACGGCTTTAGACAATGTTGCCCTGCCATTGGTTTATGCAGGCGTCAATAAAGCCGACAGGCAGGCCCGCGCCCGGAAAAACCTCGAGAACGTTGGTTTAGGTAACCGCGTAGACCATAAACCTAATGAACTTTCGGGCGGTCAGCGCCAGCGTGTAGCCGTTGCCCGGGCGCTTATCAATAATCCGTCCATTATATTAGCGGATGAGCCTACAGGTAACCTGGATACCAAAACCTCCATTGAAATAATGGGGCTGATAGAAGACATCCACGCTAAAGGCAATACCATCATTTTAGTAACACACGAAGAGGATATCGCTTTGCATGCGCACCGCATCGTCCGGATGCGTGATGGATTAATAGAAAACGATTATCCGAATGAAAATATCCATAAAGTGGATAGGAGTAAGGTTGTGGCTGAATAG
- the trpS gene encoding tryptophan--tRNA ligase, whose translation METVVSGIRSTGKLHLGNYYGAIQNFVKMQHEYNCYFFIADLHSLTTHPTPADLHGNIKQVLVEYLAAGINPETATIYLQSDVPEISELYLYMNMNAYLGELERATSFKDKVRANPDNVNAGLLTYPVLMAADIIIHKATKVPVGKDQEQHLEMARTFANRFNRLYSKEVFPEPYAFNYSENLVKIPGLDGAGKMGKSEGEGNAVFLSDSPEVIRKKVMRAVTDSGPTAENQEKPVEIQNLFDIMKVVSTPDTYTHFDNLYNSCQVRYGDLKKQLAEDIIIATTPIREKISDIANDAPYLRQVAKHGAIKARESAQRTLKEVRETIGFRSF comes from the coding sequence ATGGAAACTGTTGTTAGTGGGATCCGTTCAACCGGAAAACTACATTTGGGAAATTACTACGGAGCGATACAAAACTTTGTAAAAATGCAGCATGAGTATAACTGCTATTTTTTTATAGCCGACCTGCATTCATTAACCACCCACCCTACCCCTGCCGATCTTCATGGTAATATTAAACAGGTGCTGGTTGAATACCTTGCAGCCGGCATCAACCCTGAAACTGCGACAATCTATTTACAATCAGATGTCCCCGAAATATCCGAGCTTTATTTATACATGAACATGAACGCCTACCTGGGCGAGCTGGAACGGGCCACGTCATTTAAAGACAAGGTTAGGGCAAACCCCGATAACGTAAATGCCGGCCTTTTAACATACCCGGTTTTAATGGCCGCGGATATCATCATCCACAAAGCTACTAAAGTACCGGTAGGTAAAGACCAGGAACAGCATTTAGAGATGGCGCGCACCTTTGCCAACCGATTTAACAGGTTGTACAGTAAGGAAGTTTTTCCGGAGCCCTATGCCTTTAATTACAGCGAGAACCTGGTAAAAATTCCGGGCCTGGATGGCGCCGGCAAAATGGGAAAATCAGAAGGTGAAGGAAACGCTGTTTTTTTATCCGATTCGCCGGAAGTGATCCGTAAAAAGGTAATGCGCGCCGTTACAGACAGCGGCCCGACTGCCGAAAACCAGGAAAAACCGGTTGAAATACAAAACCTTTTCGATATTATGAAAGTGGTATCAACGCCGGATACCTACACCCATTTCGATAATTTGTACAACAGCTGCCAGGTACGTTACGGCGACCTGAAGAAACAACTGGCCGAGGATATTATTATAGCGACCACCCCTATCCGCGAAAAAATAAGCGATATTGCCAATGATGCGCCTTACTTACGGCAGGTAGCCAAACACGGCGCCATTAAAGCCCGTGAAAGCGCCCAACGTACCCTGAAAGAAGTACGGGAAACTATTGGTTTCAGGAGCTTCTGA
- the gatC gene encoding Asp-tRNA(Asn)/Glu-tRNA(Gln) amidotransferase subunit GatC, with protein MTIDEETVEKIAHLARLELTGEEKLHMIEDMNKILGFMDKLNEIDTTGVDPLVYMTSEVNNMREDVVKQEITHEEALLNAPKHDEEYFLVAKVIDLKSEKSES; from the coding sequence ATGACCATTGACGAAGAAACCGTTGAAAAAATAGCCCACCTGGCGCGGCTTGAACTTACCGGTGAAGAAAAATTGCACATGATTGAGGATATGAACAAGATCCTCGGTTTTATGGATAAACTGAACGAAATAGATACCACGGGCGTTGATCCTCTGGTGTATATGACATCGGAAGTGAATAACATGCGTGAAGATGTAGTTAAGCAGGAGATTACCCATGAAGAGGCTTTATTAAATGCTCCAAAACACGACGAAGAATATTTTTTGGTGGCTAAAGTGATTGATTTGAAGTCTGAAAAGTCCGAAAGTTAG
- a CDS encoding deoxynucleoside kinase, which produces MHIAIVGNIGAGKTTLTELLAKNYGWDPLYEAVDNNPYLEDFYSDMKRWSFNLQIYFLNARYRQIMDIQKSGQDLIQDRTIYEDAYIFAENLHDMGLMTTRDYQNYQAIFDNVIENIKPPDLLIYLKASVPTLVNNIQRRGREYESGIRLDYLSKLNDKYQKWINGYKLGKLLIIDKDNIDFANKTEDLATIVQMVEREIHGLF; this is translated from the coding sequence ATGCACATTGCTATTGTAGGAAACATAGGCGCCGGTAAAACTACGCTGACCGAATTGCTGGCCAAGAATTATGGCTGGGACCCTTTGTATGAGGCTGTTGACAACAATCCCTACCTGGAAGATTTTTACAGCGACATGAAACGCTGGAGCTTTAACCTGCAGATCTACTTTTTAAATGCCCGTTACCGCCAGATCATGGATATCCAGAAAAGCGGTCAGGACCTGATCCAGGACAGAACCATTTACGAAGATGCTTATATTTTTGCCGAGAACCTGCACGATATGGGCCTGATGACGACGCGTGATTACCAGAACTACCAGGCGATATTTGATAATGTTATCGAAAACATAAAACCACCAGATCTGCTCATCTACCTCAAAGCTTCGGTACCTACGCTGGTAAATAATATCCAGCGCCGCGGCCGAGAATATGAATCAGGCATCCGGCTGGATTATTTATCCAAACTGAACGATAAATACCAGAAATGGATAAATGGTTATAAACTGGGCAAACTGCTGATCATCGATAAAGACAATATTGATTTTGCCAATAAAACCGAGGACCTGGCTACGATTGTACAAATGGTGGAGCGGGAAATACATGGGTTGTTTTAA
- a CDS encoding chitinase has translation MRPILLSSKISIIVLSVTLLSLKCDKPANADAGLTANKTSVAAMITEKQFNDLFPMRDKFYTYAAFIKAVKDLALVKIKVVKRTGNTYQFTRTDKSTGKSTVIRQDEDFDEDWAKKKPDSTYLIDYGSFCAEKDLATNKKELAAFFAQIAHETRHGEDGQYNDGLMYLYENDTSNSYTAPNDVYPAVTGKKYYGRGPMQLSYNGNYGYASDCIFGNKHVLLNNPQLVTGDAVVAFKTAIYFWMTPQALKPSAHDVMIGKWQPNATDKAAGRVPGFGMTINIVNGNVECNQGENNYGMKDRIGFYRHFLQKLGVSDPNCACSCGKMKPY, from the coding sequence ATGAGACCAATCCTATTATCATCCAAAATAAGTATTATCGTTTTATCAGTTACGCTATTAAGTTTAAAATGCGATAAACCGGCAAATGCAGACGCAGGTCTAACGGCCAATAAAACTTCGGTTGCCGCCATGATCACCGAAAAGCAATTCAATGATTTATTCCCCATGCGGGATAAGTTTTATACTTACGCCGCCTTTATAAAAGCCGTTAAGGACCTGGCCCTGGTAAAAATAAAAGTAGTAAAACGCACGGGGAATACCTACCAGTTTACCCGTACAGATAAAAGCACAGGTAAATCAACCGTTATACGCCAGGATGAGGACTTTGATGAAGATTGGGCAAAAAAGAAGCCAGATAGCACGTATTTGATAGATTATGGATCTTTTTGTGCCGAAAAGGACCTGGCCACCAATAAAAAAGAATTAGCTGCTTTTTTTGCACAAATAGCCCACGAAACCCGGCATGGCGAAGACGGGCAATACAATGACGGCTTGATGTATCTTTATGAAAACGATACTTCAAACAGCTATACAGCGCCAAATGACGTGTACCCGGCCGTTACAGGTAAAAAATATTACGGCCGCGGCCCGATGCAGCTGAGCTATAATGGTAATTACGGCTATGCCTCCGACTGTATTTTTGGAAATAAACATGTTCTGCTCAATAATCCGCAACTGGTAACCGGCGATGCGGTAGTTGCTTTTAAAACAGCGATATATTTTTGGATGACGCCCCAGGCCTTAAAACCTTCGGCGCATGATGTAATGATCGGCAAATGGCAGCCCAATGCGACAGATAAAGCTGCCGGCCGCGTTCCGGGCTTCGGGATGACCATCAACATCGTTAACGGCAATGTGGAATGTAACCAGGGCGAAAACAATTATGGGATGAAAGACCGCATCGGTTTTTACCGGCATTTTTTACAAAAACTCGGCGTAAGCGACCCCAATTGCGCATGCTCCTGCGGGAAGATGAAACCGTATTGA
- a CDS encoding cob(I)yrinic acid a,c-diamide adenosyltransferase translates to MKIYTKTGDKGFTSLIGGTRVPKSHIRIESYGTVDELNSYVGLIIDQEIAVHHKDILKQVQDRLFTIGSSLASDPEKSRMIIPDLHAEDIELLEKEMDTMNGQLPELRHFILPGGSNAISYCHIARCVCRRAERITVHLAGESTVDEKVTIYLNRLSDYLFTLARKIGNESKVPENQWIPRV, encoded by the coding sequence ATGAAAATATATACCAAAACAGGCGACAAGGGTTTTACCTCATTAATAGGGGGCACGAGGGTCCCGAAATCGCATATCCGGATTGAAAGTTATGGAACCGTAGATGAGCTGAATTCCTATGTGGGGCTTATTATCGACCAGGAAATTGCCGTTCACCATAAGGATATATTGAAACAGGTACAGGACAGGTTATTTACCATTGGGTCATCGTTGGCATCTGATCCGGAGAAATCAAGGATGATCATCCCCGATCTGCATGCGGAGGATATTGAATTGCTTGAGAAGGAAATGGATACGATGAACGGGCAATTGCCTGAATTGCGTCATTTTATTTTACCCGGCGGGAGTAATGCCATATCTTATTGCCATATTGCGCGTTGTGTATGCAGGAGGGCCGAAAGGATAACCGTTCACCTTGCCGGAGAGAGCACGGTGGATGAAAAGGTAACCATTTACCTTAACAGGCTGAGCGACTATCTGTTTACCCTGGCAAGAAAGATTGGTAACGAAAGTAAAGTTCCTGAAAATCAGTGGATACCGAGAGTTTGA
- a CDS encoding CTP synthase has translation MTKYIFVTGGVTSSLGKGIISASLAKLLQSRGYRVTIQKFDPYINIDPGTLNPYEHGECYVTEDGAETDLDLGHYERFLNTPTSQSNNITTGRIYQNVINRERQGDFLGKTVQVVPHITDEIKRNIRLLGESGEYDIVITELGGTVGDIESLPYIEAVRQFRWEIGSGNSLVIHLTLIPFLAAAGELKTKPTQHSVKMLLEYGIQPDILVCRTEHHLNMDIRKKIALFCNVNINAVIESIDASTIYDVPLLMLKEQLDKTVLTKLKLPNKNEPDLENWKDFLGRLKNPTSEVRIGLVGKYVELPDAYKSISESFIHAGAKNECKVKVEYIPSEMLTPGNAVERLKGLHGVLVAPGFGERGFEGKIEAIRYVRENNIPFFGICLGMQCAVVEFARNVLGLKDASSTEMNPETPHPVIGMMEDQKKIVNKGGTMRLGAYVCDLKKGSKAEKFYGKPRISERHRHRYEFNNAYLKEYENAGLTPSGFNPENNLVEIVELKNHPFFIGSQFHPELKSTVANPHPLFINFVAASLAYARKQ, from the coding sequence ATGACTAAATACATTTTTGTTACGGGCGGCGTTACCTCGTCGTTAGGGAAAGGCATTATATCAGCCTCCCTTGCAAAACTCCTTCAATCGCGCGGTTACCGCGTAACCATTCAAAAGTTCGACCCCTATATCAATATCGATCCGGGTACATTAAACCCATACGAGCATGGCGAATGCTATGTTACTGAAGACGGCGCCGAAACCGATTTGGACCTTGGCCACTACGAGCGCTTTTTAAATACCCCTACTTCGCAATCCAACAACATTACTACGGGTCGCATATATCAGAATGTGATCAACCGCGAACGCCAGGGGGATTTTTTGGGTAAAACCGTACAGGTTGTACCGCATATTACGGACGAGATTAAAAGGAATATCCGCCTGCTGGGCGAAAGCGGTGAATATGATATCGTGATCACTGAATTGGGTGGAACAGTTGGTGACATTGAGTCGCTGCCCTATATTGAAGCGGTTAGGCAGTTCAGGTGGGAAATTGGCTCGGGTAATTCCCTGGTGATCCACTTGACATTAATACCGTTCCTGGCGGCCGCCGGCGAATTGAAAACCAAACCAACACAGCACTCTGTAAAAATGCTGCTGGAGTATGGGATCCAGCCGGATATCCTGGTTTGCCGTACAGAGCATCACCTCAATATGGACATCCGTAAAAAGATAGCTTTATTTTGCAATGTAAATATCAACGCGGTAATTGAATCTATCGATGCATCCACCATTTATGATGTGCCATTACTGATGCTGAAAGAGCAGTTGGACAAAACCGTTTTAACTAAATTAAAACTCCCCAACAAAAACGAGCCGGACCTTGAAAACTGGAAAGACTTTTTGGGCCGCCTGAAAAACCCTACCTCCGAAGTTCGTATTGGCCTTGTAGGGAAATATGTAGAACTACCTGATGCCTATAAATCCATCAGCGAGTCGTTTATACACGCAGGCGCTAAAAACGAGTGCAAGGTAAAAGTTGAATATATCCCTTCGGAAATGCTAACACCCGGTAACGCGGTTGAAAGGCTGAAAGGCCTGCACGGTGTTTTGGTAGCGCCCGGTTTTGGCGAGCGTGGTTTTGAAGGCAAAATAGAAGCCATCCGTTATGTGCGCGAAAACAATATCCCCTTCTTTGGGATTTGCCTGGGCATGCAATGCGCGGTGGTTGAATTTGCCCGCAATGTACTGGGGCTGAAGGATGCCAGCAGCACTGAAATGAACCCCGAAACACCACACCCGGTAATCGGGATGATGGAGGACCAGAAGAAAATTGTTAATAAAGGCGGTACTATGCGTTTAGGCGCTTATGTATGCGATTTGAAAAAAGGCAGCAAAGCCGAAAAATTTTATGGCAAACCCAGGATCAGCGAACGCCACAGGCATCGCTATGAATTTAATAATGCCTACTTAAAGGAATACGAAAATGCCGGTTTAACGCCGTCAGGATTTAACCCGGAGAACAACCTGGTTGAAATAGTTGAGCTTAAAAATCATCCGTTTTTTATTGGTTCGCAATTCCATCCCGAATTAAAATCAACAGTTGCAAATCCGCATCCACTTTTTATTAACTTTGTCGCCGCTTCGCTGGCCTATGCCCGTAAGCAATAA
- a CDS encoding lysophospholipid acyltransferase family protein, with product MKILLKRIHTQFYRYSVAFFFLLVWPVLFYLSRRTERYKYINGFRRFIIKSSTLVSGIFFRVKYEGQIDWSRTYIICGNHTSNLDISAICIAAKNNHSFIGKEELRENIVLGFFFRTIDITVNRDSKISSFKAFKKAGEKLKDGVSVVIFPEATIPLEYPPKLGTFKNGAFRLAIELKVPVLPVTSLNTWKVLWNTGSKYGSRPGICDIFVHKPIETAHLTLDDADALRDEVYEVIKQKLGV from the coding sequence ATGAAAATCTTATTGAAAAGAATCCATACCCAATTTTACCGGTATAGCGTCGCTTTTTTTTTCCTTTTGGTTTGGCCCGTTTTATTTTACCTGTCGCGCAGGACCGAACGATATAAATATATCAACGGGTTCAGGCGTTTTATCATTAAGTCGAGTACACTTGTTTCGGGAATATTTTTCAGGGTGAAATATGAGGGACAGATTGACTGGAGCCGAACTTATATAATTTGCGGCAACCATACTTCCAACCTTGATATTTCGGCCATTTGCATTGCTGCAAAAAATAACCATTCCTTCATCGGCAAGGAAGAACTCAGGGAAAATATCGTACTTGGCTTCTTTTTCCGGACAATTGATATTACCGTAAACCGTGACAGTAAAATTTCCTCGTTTAAAGCATTTAAAAAGGCAGGCGAAAAACTGAAAGACGGCGTAAGTGTGGTTATTTTTCCGGAAGCAACTATCCCGCTCGAATATCCGCCAAAACTGGGCACGTTTAAAAATGGCGCTTTCAGGCTGGCAATTGAATTGAAAGTTCCTGTATTGCCTGTAACTTCGCTTAATACCTGGAAAGTTTTATGGAATACCGGCAGTAAATATGGCAGCAGGCCCGGCATTTGTGATATATTTGTGCACAAACCCATTGAAACAGCTCATTTAACACTGGATGATGCAGATGCGTTACGCGATGAGGTTTATGAAGTGATTAAACAAAAACTTGGAGTATAA
- a CDS encoding DUF2795 domain-containing protein has product MYWTLELASHLEDAPWPATKDELIDYAIRSGAPVEVIENLQALEDDGEPYENIEEIWPDYPTKDDFFFNEDEY; this is encoded by the coding sequence ATGTATTGGACACTTGAACTTGCATCGCACCTAGAAGATGCGCCATGGCCCGCAACAAAAGATGAATTGATTGATTACGCGATCCGTTCCGGAGCGCCTGTTGAGGTTATTGAAAACTTGCAGGCATTGGAGGATGACGGTGAGCCATATGAGAATATCGAAGAGATATGGCCTGATTACCCTACAAAAGATGACTTCTTTTTTAACGAGGACGAATACTAA
- the queA gene encoding tRNA preQ1(34) S-adenosylmethionine ribosyltransferase-isomerase QueA, translated as MKLSQFKFNLPDSLVAHTPANTRDEARLMVLHRETGQIEHKIFKDVLDYFDDKDVMILNNTKVFPARMYGNKEKTGATIEVFLLRELNKELRLWDVLVDPARKIRVGNKLYFGDDDLLIAEVVDNTTSRGRTIRFLFDGTDEEFRRNVEILGETPLPKYIKRKATAEDKERYQTIFAKHEGAVAAPTAGLHFSRELMKRLELKGVEFAEVTLHVGLGTFRPVEVEDLTKHKMDSEQFIIEEKQANIVNRGIELKKRICAVGTTSMRAIESAVSANKTLKPANDWTSKFIFPPYDFSIANSMITNFHTPESTLLMMVCAFGGYEHVMNAYEVAVKEKYRFYSYGDAMLII; from the coding sequence ATGAAATTATCTCAATTTAAGTTCAACCTGCCTGATTCGTTAGTAGCCCACACCCCTGCCAATACCCGCGACGAAGCGCGATTAATGGTACTGCACCGCGAGACAGGCCAAATTGAGCATAAAATATTTAAAGACGTCCTTGACTATTTTGACGACAAGGATGTAATGATCCTCAATAACACGAAGGTATTTCCCGCCCGTATGTATGGCAACAAGGAAAAAACAGGTGCAACTATCGAGGTTTTTTTACTGCGCGAGTTAAATAAAGAATTGCGTTTATGGGATGTTTTGGTTGATCCGGCCCGTAAAATACGTGTTGGCAATAAATTATATTTTGGCGATGACGACCTGTTAATTGCTGAAGTTGTTGACAATACCACCTCCCGTGGCCGTACAATCCGTTTCTTATTTGATGGAACTGATGAAGAATTCCGTCGCAATGTGGAGATCCTGGGCGAAACACCGCTTCCAAAATATATCAAACGCAAAGCTACCGCCGAAGATAAGGAACGTTATCAAACTATTTTTGCAAAGCATGAAGGTGCAGTTGCTGCCCCTACTGCGGGCTTGCATTTTAGCCGCGAGCTGATGAAACGCCTTGAATTAAAAGGTGTTGAATTTGCCGAAGTTACACTGCATGTTGGCCTTGGCACCTTCCGCCCGGTTGAGGTTGAAGATTTAACCAAGCACAAAATGGACTCTGAACAGTTTATCATAGAAGAAAAACAAGCCAATATTGTAAACAGGGGTATCGAACTTAAGAAACGGATTTGCGCAGTGGGTACAACTTCTATGCGCGCCATCGAATCGGCAGTATCGGCAAATAAAACCTTAAAGCCTGCAAACGACTGGACCAGCAAGTTTATCTTCCCGCCGTATGACTTCAGCATTGCCAATTCAATGATTACCAATTTCCACACGCCCGAATCAACCTTATTGATGATGGTTTGTGCTTTTGGCGGTTATGAGCATGTAATGAATGCATACGAAGTGGCTGTGAAAGAAAAATATCGCTTTTACAGCTATGGCGATGCAATGCTGATCATATAG